One window of Phytoactinopolyspora mesophila genomic DNA carries:
- a CDS encoding carbamoyltransferase C-terminal domain-containing protein, with the protein MPAVLGLNFHHDTSAALIADGRLYAAEEERWSGLKHHRSPGSRKATLTAPAQALAWCLEAAGISPYDIDAVWTPSMRPSPAAGWWLAAERDELAALLPTPLGERLRLISHHTAHVLSGYLLSGHDHAAGLVIDAGGSSLGSDIGAGRERITGYDLRPDRIDRLHQAMPAVLPGEAGPRRVHPSLGHLYRNLALRVIPPGDEAEGSMMALAAYGDPARHRQALRALIHLGEDGHVGIAHPWGSADTTTPLLLGSRSWTAASAATASFGERADLAAAAQETFAIAVTHVARHLKHLTGADTLVFSGGCALNSHLNGHLAADAGFDKLFVAPAPHDAGTAVGAALYAWNYQLGQPRLPVPADAAWGPVPGAHRAEAPAGYRLIRGLGDRLVPTVVRLLADHHVVGWVQGPLEFGPRALGHRSVLAHPGSSETRQRINALKQRAGYRPFAPAVLAEHAADWFVGTGDPFMNRVAVTRHCKSDRIGAVVHRDGTARLQTVAADHSALRPLLEAFYQSTGLPLLLNTSLNRKGAPILRTARQSVQAAAELGLDALAVGDTLLLADRIPLPQAAPLSAAGGR; encoded by the coding sequence ATGCCTGCCGTTCTCGGCCTGAACTTCCACCATGACACCTCCGCCGCGCTGATCGCCGACGGACGCCTGTACGCCGCCGAAGAAGAACGCTGGAGCGGCCTGAAACACCACCGCAGCCCCGGCTCCCGCAAGGCCACCCTGACCGCCCCCGCCCAGGCCCTGGCCTGGTGCCTTGAGGCCGCGGGCATCAGCCCTTACGACATCGACGCCGTCTGGACGCCGTCCATGCGCCCCAGCCCGGCCGCCGGCTGGTGGCTCGCCGCCGAACGTGACGAACTCGCCGCCCTGCTGCCCACGCCGCTCGGCGAGCGACTGCGCCTGATCTCCCACCACACAGCCCACGTGCTCAGCGGCTACCTGCTCTCCGGCCATGACCACGCCGCCGGCCTGGTCATCGACGCCGGAGGCTCCTCCCTCGGCTCCGACATCGGTGCCGGACGTGAACGCATCACCGGATACGACCTGCGCCCCGACCGCATCGACCGCCTCCACCAGGCCATGCCCGCAGTCCTGCCCGGCGAGGCGGGGCCGCGCCGCGTCCACCCCTCCCTGGGCCACCTTTACCGCAACCTCGCCCTGCGCGTGATCCCGCCCGGCGACGAAGCAGAAGGCAGCATGATGGCCCTGGCCGCCTACGGAGACCCGGCACGCCACCGACAGGCCCTGCGCGCCCTGATCCACCTCGGCGAGGACGGCCACGTGGGCATCGCCCACCCCTGGGGCTCGGCAGACACCACCACGCCGCTGCTCCTCGGCAGCCGGTCATGGACCGCCGCGAGCGCCGCAACGGCTTCCTTCGGTGAACGCGCCGACCTTGCCGCCGCCGCGCAGGAAACCTTCGCCATCGCGGTCACCCACGTCGCCCGCCACCTCAAGCACCTCACCGGCGCCGACACCCTCGTCTTCTCCGGCGGCTGCGCGCTGAACTCCCATCTCAACGGCCACCTCGCCGCCGATGCGGGGTTCGACAAACTCTTCGTCGCCCCCGCCCCGCACGACGCCGGCACCGCCGTCGGCGCCGCCCTGTACGCCTGGAACTACCAGCTCGGCCAGCCCCGCCTGCCTGTCCCGGCGGACGCCGCCTGGGGCCCGGTGCCCGGCGCGCATCGCGCCGAGGCGCCCGCCGGATACCGCCTGATCCGTGGCCTCGGCGACCGGCTCGTGCCCACGGTCGTGCGGCTGCTCGCCGATCACCACGTCGTCGGCTGGGTCCAGGGCCCTCTGGAGTTTGGCCCCCGCGCCCTGGGCCACCGCTCCGTCCTGGCCCACCCGGGCAGCAGCGAGACCCGCCAGAGAATCAATGCGCTCAAGCAGCGCGCCGGCTACCGGCCCTTCGCCCCCGCCGTTCTGGCCGAGCACGCCGCCGACTGGTTCGTCGGCACCGGTGATCCCTTCATGAACCGCGTAGCGGTCACGCGCCATTGCAAGTCCGACCGCATCGGCGCCGTGGTCCACCGCGACGGAACCGCCCGGCTGCAAACCGTGGCCGCCGACCACAGCGCTCTGCGCCCGCTGCTGGAAGCCTTCTACCAGAGCACCGGCCTGCCGCTGCTGCTGAACACCTCCCTCAACCGCAAAGGCGCCCCGATCCTGCGCACTGCCCGGCAGAGCGTCCAGGCCGCCGCAGAACTCGGCCTTGACGCGCTCGCCGTTGGCGACACGCTCCTGCTCGCCGACCGGATCCCGCTGCCGCAAGCCGCCCCGCTGTCCGCTGCCGGAGGGAGGTGA